In Candidatus Aminicenantes bacterium, a single window of DNA contains:
- a CDS encoding prepilin-type N-terminal cleavage/methylation domain-containing protein: MNATDDHKRDGAKPGFSLIEVIVTMSLACFLMIGTAEMLVLALRVQGRARAGMEMTDLVRARLEELRAETTASSEGMGLPFVDGSASAAGRGNRQYLISWTVDASARFPRLIEVRISPAGSSDRVALRIPLFVSPELGF; the protein is encoded by the coding sequence ATGAACGCCACGGACGATCATAAACGCGACGGCGCCAAGCCCGGATTCAGCCTGATCGAAGTCATTGTCACCATGAGCCTGGCCTGTTTCCTGATGATCGGGACGGCCGAAATGCTCGTCCTGGCTCTTCGCGTCCAAGGGCGGGCGCGGGCCGGGATGGAGATGACAGACCTGGTCAGGGCCCGGCTGGAGGAATTACGCGCGGAGACGACGGCGAGCTCCGAGGGTATGGGCTTACCCTTTGTGGACGGTTCGGCTTCGGCGGCCGGACGCGGCAACCGGCAGTATCTGATCTCCTGGACGGTTGACGCAAGCGCGAGATTCCCTCGCCTGATCGAAGTCCGCATCTCTCCGGCCGGATCGTCCGACCGGGTCGCTCTGCGCATCCCGCTATTCGTCAGTCCGGAGCTGGGGTTTTGA